In Nicotiana tabacum cultivar K326 chromosome 11, ASM71507v2, whole genome shotgun sequence, a single window of DNA contains:
- the LOC107759797 gene encoding uncharacterized protein LOC107759797 isoform X1, translating to MTIATIFPNRLSLILLLLPLIFTAIFRSVNATCQLSFEQNNKLYNYSLTTPIRNFPHGILSEDGFYKVAANGTVLWFQLCDAMIFNHDPPTCIDCKDCGGNSRCGMGCSALVANTVGGYPVCTTLGYSSSTIFELIDKKDPLKGITAKMSYRGPKLNCSLAVSIVCDTNGVQVPRTLELVGTCDYATQIHHPSGCAMIISSHGQGMGWFGTMMIIILCLFGVYLLGGAAYRYFSLGIRGIDIIPNLEFWASLPHTLQSMFLSLVRRFRGPSHGHRSSYSPVNF from the exons ATGACAATTGCTACGATTTTCCCAAATCGCCTTTCACTcattctgcttcttcttccactGATCTTCACCGCCATCTTCCGTTCGGTCAATGCAACGTGCCAGCTCAGTTTTGAGCAGAATAATAAGCTTTATAATTATAGCTTAACAACCCCAATTCGTAATTTCCCTCATGGCATCCTCAGTGAAGATGG GTTCTACAAGGTGGCTGCAAATGGGACTGTGCTATGGTTTCAG CTTTGTGATGCAATGATTTTCAACCATGATCCTCCTACCTGTATTGACTGTAAG GACTGTGGTGGTAATTCTCGTTGTGGAATGGGTTGTAGTGCCCTCGTGGCTAACACTGTTGGAG GTTATCCAGTGTGCACTACTCTTGGATATTCATCAAGCACAATCTTTGAACTCATTG ATAAAAAGGATCCACTCAAAGGCATCACAGCTAAAATGTCCTACAGAGGGCCGAAGCTCAACTGTTCACTTGCTGTGTCTATCGTATGTGATACAAATGGAGTTCAA GTTCCTCGGACACTTGAATTAGTTGGGACTTGTGATTAT GCTACACAAATACATCACCCCTCTGGCTGCGCAATGATTATATCCTCTCACGGTCAAGGAATGGGCTGGTTTGGTACCATGATGATCAT AATCCTATGCCTCTTTGGAGTTTACTTGCTAGGTGGTGCAGCCTATCGGTACTTCTCTTTGGGCATTCGTGGGATAGAC ATAATTCCAAACTTGGAGTTTTGGGCGAGCTTGCCACATACGTTACAG AGTATGTTTTTATCATTGGTGCGGAGATTTAGAGGACCTTCTCATGGTCACAGGAGTTCGTATTCTCCTGTCAATTTTTGA
- the LOC107759797 gene encoding uncharacterized protein LOC107759797 isoform X2 yields MVSGWLHQLCDAMIFNHDPPTCIDCKDCGGNSRCGMGCSALVANTVGGYPVCTTLGYSSSTIFELIDKKDPLKGITAKMSYRGPKLNCSLAVSIVCDTNGVQVPRTLELVGTCDYATQIHHPSGCAMIISSHGQGMGWFGTMMIIILCLFGVYLLGGAAYRYFSLGIRGIDIIPNLEFWASLPHTLQSMFLSLVRRFRGPSHGHRSSYSPVNF; encoded by the exons ATGGTTTCAGGTTGGCTGCATCAG CTTTGTGATGCAATGATTTTCAACCATGATCCTCCTACCTGTATTGACTGTAAG GACTGTGGTGGTAATTCTCGTTGTGGAATGGGTTGTAGTGCCCTCGTGGCTAACACTGTTGGAG GTTATCCAGTGTGCACTACTCTTGGATATTCATCAAGCACAATCTTTGAACTCATTG ATAAAAAGGATCCACTCAAAGGCATCACAGCTAAAATGTCCTACAGAGGGCCGAAGCTCAACTGTTCACTTGCTGTGTCTATCGTATGTGATACAAATGGAGTTCAA GTTCCTCGGACACTTGAATTAGTTGGGACTTGTGATTAT GCTACACAAATACATCACCCCTCTGGCTGCGCAATGATTATATCCTCTCACGGTCAAGGAATGGGCTGGTTTGGTACCATGATGATCAT AATCCTATGCCTCTTTGGAGTTTACTTGCTAGGTGGTGCAGCCTATCGGTACTTCTCTTTGGGCATTCGTGGGATAGAC ATAATTCCAAACTTGGAGTTTTGGGCGAGCTTGCCACATACGTTACAG AGTATGTTTTTATCATTGGTGCGGAGATTTAGAGGACCTTCTCATGGTCACAGGAGTTCGTATTCTCCTGTCAATTTTTGA